A stretch of the Proteus sp. ZN5 genome encodes the following:
- the moeA gene encoding molybdopterin molybdotransferase MoeA produces MSQCHVSGLLSLDEALEKLLEKPLAITNTLNIPLNNAADYILSEDITSPLNVPPFDNSAMDGYGLRYADLEAQTPLPVAGKSFAGIPFEGELPAGQCVRIMTGAMVPAGVDTVIMQEEAEVTENGVLFSHPAKKGQNIRRIGEDIKENDIVLPAGTKLSTAQLPLIASLGVATVQVYRRLKVAVFSTGDELQTIGQPLKAGQIYDTNRFAVRLMLEKLGCEVLDLGVIPDSPEKLRETFKKADQEADLVISSGGVSVGEADYTKQILDEIGEIGFWKLAIKPGKPFAFGRLHNAWFCGLPGNPVSATVTFYQLVQPLIARLSGFSHWKAPQRFQAIAQSPLKKSVGRLDFQRGIASINAEGVWQVDTSGHQGSHVYSSFSVANCFIVLERERGKVAAGETVTIELFNSLLKSE; encoded by the coding sequence ATGAGTCAATGTCACGTTAGCGGTTTATTATCTCTTGATGAAGCGCTAGAAAAACTACTTGAAAAACCGCTGGCAATTACCAATACCCTTAACATTCCATTAAATAACGCCGCAGATTATATTCTAAGTGAAGATATTACATCTCCACTGAATGTTCCGCCTTTTGATAATTCGGCAATGGATGGTTACGGACTTCGTTACGCTGACTTAGAAGCTCAAACTCCACTTCCTGTTGCAGGTAAATCGTTCGCTGGTATTCCTTTTGAGGGAGAACTTCCTGCTGGGCAATGTGTACGCATTATGACAGGGGCAATGGTTCCTGCGGGTGTTGATACTGTCATAATGCAAGAAGAAGCTGAAGTGACTGAAAATGGTGTTCTTTTTTCACACCCTGCTAAAAAAGGCCAAAATATTCGCCGTATTGGTGAAGATATTAAAGAAAACGACATTGTATTACCGGCTGGCACTAAGCTTTCAACAGCGCAATTACCTTTAATAGCCTCTTTAGGTGTGGCAACCGTACAAGTTTATCGTCGTTTAAAAGTGGCTGTTTTCTCAACGGGCGATGAATTACAAACCATTGGCCAGCCATTAAAAGCGGGTCAAATTTATGATACCAACCGTTTTGCGGTACGTTTAATGCTTGAAAAACTAGGATGTGAGGTCTTAGATTTAGGCGTTATTCCTGATTCACCGGAAAAACTGCGTGAAACCTTTAAAAAGGCTGATCAAGAAGCAGATTTGGTGATCAGCAGTGGTGGTGTTTCTGTGGGTGAAGCCGATTACACCAAACAAATTCTTGATGAAATTGGTGAAATTGGTTTTTGGAAACTTGCCATAAAACCGGGAAAACCTTTTGCCTTTGGTCGATTACATAATGCATGGTTCTGCGGTTTACCAGGTAACCCAGTGTCAGCGACCGTGACATTCTATCAATTGGTTCAGCCTTTAATTGCACGTCTATCAGGCTTTAGCCATTGGAAAGCTCCGCAACGTTTCCAAGCCATTGCACAATCACCATTGAAAAAATCAGTTGGTCGCCTTGATTTTCAACGTGGTATTGCAAGTATTAATGCAGAAGGTGTATGGCAAGTAGATACCTCTGGTCATCAAGGCTCACACGTTTATAGCTCCTTTAGTGTCGCTAATTGCTTTATCGTTTTAGAGCGTGAACGCGGTAAAGTTGCAGCTGGTGAAACTGTTACTATTGAGCTATTTAATTCTCTATTAAAAAGTGAATAG
- the moeB gene encoding molybdopterin-synthase adenylyltransferase MoeB, with protein MSIELTDEETLRYNRQIVLRGFDFDGQEALKGASVLIVGAGGLGCSASQYLTAAGVGKLTLLDFDTVSLSNLQRQILHRDATIGQPKVLSAKATLEAINPNVTIETVDALLEDEALAELISQHNIVMDCTDNVTVREQLNRLCFHQKKPLVSGAAIRMEGQISVFTYQDDEPCYRCLSHLFGDNALSCVEAGIMAPVVGTIGTLQAVEAIKLLTGYGENLHGKVLMFDAMRMQFREFRLPKNPHCEVCSAKSPDN; from the coding sequence ATGAGTATTGAATTAACCGATGAAGAAACGCTGCGCTACAATCGCCAGATTGTATTAAGGGGTTTTGACTTTGACGGGCAAGAGGCGCTGAAAGGTGCCTCTGTATTGATTGTTGGTGCGGGTGGCTTAGGATGTAGCGCCTCACAATATCTTACAGCCGCAGGTGTAGGAAAACTCACATTATTAGATTTTGATACGGTTTCCCTTTCTAATCTTCAGCGCCAAATTCTTCATCGCGACGCCACGATTGGTCAACCTAAAGTGCTATCTGCAAAAGCGACTTTAGAAGCTATTAATCCTAATGTCACGATAGAAACTGTTGATGCATTACTTGAAGATGAGGCTTTAGCAGAGCTTATTAGCCAACATAATATTGTTATGGATTGTACTGATAATGTGACAGTACGCGAGCAACTTAATCGTCTCTGCTTTCATCAGAAAAAGCCCCTTGTTTCTGGTGCAGCCATTCGAATGGAAGGCCAAATCAGTGTATTCACCTACCAAGATGACGAGCCTTGCTACCGCTGTTTAAGTCATCTTTTTGGTGATAATGCGTTAAGTTGTGTTGAAGCTGGTATAATGGCGCCTGTTGTGGGTACCATTGGCACATTACAAGCAGTTGAAGCCATTAAATTACTTACCGGTTATGGTGAAAACTTACATGGTAAGGTATTGATGTTTGATGCCATGCGAATGCAATTTCGTGAATTCAGATTACCTAAAAATCCGCATTGTGAAGTGTGTTCTGCCAAATCACCCGATAACTAA
- a CDS encoding NUDIX domain-containing protein: protein MIEPLVPYNILNSLDKYDRIVVGGIIKVDDINDKVLFLKRSQHEFMPNVWEIPSGGIEEGESMLQALKREIKEETNLDILYVEKFVSAVDYLANEAKCLQINFNVRCSGNVKLSDEHSEFIFSRLDTFLSNLDEFMLKIITLE, encoded by the coding sequence ATGATTGAGCCTTTAGTTCCTTATAACATATTAAATTCTTTGGATAAATATGATCGTATCGTAGTTGGCGGCATCATTAAAGTTGATGACATAAACGATAAAGTACTTTTTCTAAAACGTTCTCAGCATGAGTTTATGCCTAATGTTTGGGAAATACCTTCAGGTGGTATTGAAGAGGGAGAATCCATGCTTCAAGCACTTAAACGCGAAATAAAAGAAGAGACAAATCTAGATATTTTATATGTTGAGAAATTTGTCAGTGCCGTTGATTATCTTGCCAATGAAGCTAAATGCCTACAAATAAACTTTAATGTACGTTGTTCTGGGAATGTGAAACTAAGTGATGAACACTCTGAATTTATCTTTTCAAGATTAGATACTTTCTTGAGTAATTTAGATGAGTTTATGCTTAAGATAATTACATTAGAGTGA
- a CDS encoding YbfB/YjiJ family MFS transporter, with product MNTSNHQSHSAQAFHIAFSGFLALVVAMGIGRFTFTPQVPLMIAEYQLTLTSAGIVAAFNYLGYLAGSYDAMKAVKGAGYRLWAGLWGAVIITLLSAFLNDAFTHSIARFFIGWASGWTLVLVASWANELLARLNRPALSVAVYAGTGAGIFISGILAVLIMKWQMSATAGWLIYGSLAFICAIYVSYHLPKPWKMSREEVKVAPLTLTPAMKKLIWGYTFAGFGYILPATFLSQMAAERFPGSLIAQFVWPVFGASAALCIGIAILTRNILNTQLRLAITLWLQALGILIAEWIPTITGLAIGAFLIGGGLMCAVQLAFLRGRELAPDHGRYMAGLLTTFYAIGQLVGPVISSLSTALTGKLEPALYVAFIVLMIGGFLVCLKEKEHP from the coding sequence ATGAATACTTCAAATCACCAAAGTCATTCAGCACAAGCTTTTCATATCGCTTTTAGTGGGTTTCTTGCTTTAGTGGTTGCAATGGGGATAGGGCGCTTTACATTTACACCTCAAGTGCCATTGATGATTGCAGAATATCAATTGACGCTAACAAGTGCGGGTATTGTTGCTGCATTTAATTATCTTGGTTATCTCGCTGGCTCTTATGATGCGATGAAAGCCGTTAAAGGTGCGGGATATCGTTTGTGGGCAGGTCTTTGGGGCGCGGTGATAATTACTCTATTGTCTGCTTTTTTAAATGATGCTTTTACACATAGTATTGCGCGCTTTTTTATTGGCTGGGCAAGTGGTTGGACGTTAGTGCTGGTGGCTTCATGGGCTAACGAGTTACTAGCTCGTCTCAATCGGCCTGCATTAAGTGTGGCTGTTTATGCAGGAACGGGTGCTGGTATATTTATTAGCGGTATTCTTGCTGTGCTAATTATGAAATGGCAAATGAGTGCGACGGCAGGGTGGTTAATTTATGGTTCTCTTGCTTTTATTTGTGCCATATATGTGAGCTACCATCTTCCAAAACCTTGGAAAATGAGCAGAGAAGAAGTAAAAGTTGCCCCTTTAACGCTCACTCCAGCGATGAAAAAGCTGATTTGGGGTTATACCTTTGCCGGATTTGGCTATATTTTACCTGCCACATTTCTTTCTCAAATGGCGGCAGAGCGCTTTCCAGGTAGCTTGATCGCGCAATTTGTTTGGCCTGTTTTTGGTGCTTCAGCTGCATTGTGTATCGGGATCGCTATTTTAACGCGTAATATACTAAATACACAGTTACGCCTAGCCATTACGCTTTGGTTACAAGCATTAGGTATTTTGATTGCAGAGTGGATCCCGACGATAACAGGGCTTGCGATTGGCGCATTCTTAATTGGTGGCGGTCTTATGTGCGCTGTACAACTTGCTTTTTTACGAGGCAGAGAACTAGCTCCTGACCATGGGCGTTATATGGCGGGTTTACTCACCACTTTTTATGCCATCGGACAATTAGTTGGCCCCGTAATTTCTTCACTTTCAACCGCATTAACAGGAAAATTAGAACCTGCACTTTATGTTGCTTTTATTGTGTTGATGATCGGTGGTTTTCTGGTGTGTTTAAAAGAAAAAGAGCATCCGTAA